A genomic window from Halorubrum lacusprofundi ATCC 49239 includes:
- a CDS encoding DEAD/DEAH box helicase, protein MEDAIEWLRNRPFYEGQIAEHRRLPAREPAYRDVDLAPRMADALAKDGIDRLYRHQVEAIEAVRDGDDAVLATETASGKSLAYTVPAFEAAMDHGGRTLYVGPQNALIADQEESLSELAHGLGFGSGVSVESYTGRLSRGEKRDVRDREPTVLLSNPDMLHYALLPYAGRLWDWFFSSLEYVVIDEVHSYRGVFGSQVAMTLRRLARTCERFGSSPQFVCCSATINNPVEHVATVTGRDPTGITLVDEDTSGRGPRDWVLWNPPEYDDDWQERGSGRRKSSHTESKRLFVDLVTAGAQTLAFTRARQTAEQYATDSASDLRERGERGLAGKVGAYQAALNDDRRREIEADLHSGDLRGVWSTSALELGVDVGGLDAVILDGYPGTRMSAYQRAGRAGRGDDPALVVMVGGEDQLDQYLMRNPSDFFEAPPEDAICDPENGQLLPGHVACAADESWLSPADERFFGETFPGVVADLTDEGILDRREVADGIRWTHAGSSSPQQAVSLRTAGDREIDLIDSSRNETVASLGFGDALRDAHPGAIYHQQGRTYEVTNLDLDRDVAELQSSWADYYTQPLTEKDIVVNADLGERELSARPDVPVRFADVTVTEQITGFVRKDTATGESLGESVLDLPETTLRTKALYFPVPGDIESEMRALGARDADADGTNEAADADDTEAVTDGGEGLSGGEHAFNGGIHAAEHGIISLFPFHLLCDRADIGGISTPYHPHTDAPAVFVYDGHPGGVGLTRRGHERIEELMARTARLIDTCDCEGGCPACVQSPHCGNANEPLAKAPAVRLLEALTTDE, encoded by the coding sequence GTGGAGGACGCCATCGAGTGGCTGCGGAACCGACCGTTCTACGAGGGACAGATCGCGGAGCACCGCCGTCTGCCCGCCCGCGAGCCGGCGTACCGCGACGTCGATCTTGCCCCCCGGATGGCCGACGCGCTCGCGAAAGACGGGATCGACCGCCTCTACCGGCACCAGGTCGAGGCGATCGAGGCGGTCCGCGACGGCGACGACGCCGTACTCGCCACCGAGACCGCGAGCGGGAAGTCGCTCGCGTACACCGTGCCCGCCTTCGAGGCCGCGATGGACCACGGGGGACGGACCCTCTACGTCGGCCCCCAGAACGCGCTGATCGCGGACCAAGAGGAGTCGCTGTCGGAGCTAGCTCACGGGCTCGGCTTCGGAAGCGGCGTCTCGGTCGAATCGTACACCGGTCGGCTCTCGCGGGGCGAGAAGCGGGACGTGCGCGACCGGGAGCCGACCGTGTTGCTGTCGAACCCGGACATGCTTCACTACGCGCTGCTGCCGTACGCCGGGCGCCTGTGGGACTGGTTCTTCTCGTCGCTGGAGTACGTCGTGATCGACGAGGTGCACAGCTACCGCGGGGTGTTCGGCTCGCAGGTCGCCATGACCCTGCGCCGGCTCGCGCGGACCTGCGAGCGGTTCGGGTCGAGCCCGCAGTTCGTCTGCTGCTCGGCGACGATTAACAATCCCGTCGAGCACGTCGCAACCGTGACCGGCCGCGATCCCACCGGGATCACGCTCGTCGACGAGGACACCTCGGGTCGCGGGCCGCGCGACTGGGTGCTGTGGAACCCGCCGGAGTACGACGACGACTGGCAGGAGCGCGGGAGCGGCCGTCGGAAGTCGAGCCACACGGAGAGCAAACGGCTCTTCGTCGACCTCGTGACGGCGGGCGCGCAGACGCTGGCGTTCACGCGGGCCAGACAGACCGCGGAGCAGTACGCGACCGACAGCGCGAGCGACCTCCGAGAGCGGGGCGAGCGCGGGCTCGCGGGGAAGGTCGGCGCGTATCAGGCGGCCTTGAACGACGATCGGCGCCGCGAGATCGAGGCGGACCTCCATTCCGGCGACCTCCGGGGTGTCTGGTCGACGAGCGCCCTCGAACTCGGCGTCGACGTGGGCGGGCTCGACGCCGTGATTTTGGACGGCTACCCCGGCACGCGGATGTCGGCGTATCAGCGCGCGGGGCGGGCGGGCCGCGGCGACGACCCGGCGCTCGTGGTGATGGTCGGCGGCGAAGACCAGCTTGATCAGTACCTGATGCGCAACCCGAGCGATTTCTTCGAGGCGCCGCCGGAGGACGCGATCTGCGACCCCGAGAACGGGCAGCTGCTTCCAGGACATGTCGCTTGTGCGGCCGACGAGAGCTGGCTCTCGCCCGCCGACGAGCGGTTCTTCGGCGAGACGTTCCCGGGCGTCGTCGCGGACCTGACCGACGAGGGAATTTTGGATAGGCGGGAGGTCGCCGACGGGATCCGGTGGACACACGCCGGGTCGTCGAGCCCGCAGCAGGCCGTGAGCCTCCGGACCGCCGGGGACCGCGAGATCGACCTGATCGACTCCTCGCGCAACGAGACGGTCGCCTCGCTCGGGTTCGGGGACGCGCTCCGCGACGCGCACCCGGGAGCGATCTACCACCAGCAGGGCCGAACTTACGAGGTCACGAATCTCGACCTCGACCGCGATGTGGCCGAACTGCAGTCGTCGTGGGCCGATTACTACACCCAGCCGCTCACCGAGAAGGACATCGTCGTGAACGCGGATCTCGGCGAACGCGAGCTGTCGGCCCGCCCGGACGTGCCGGTCCGATTCGCGGACGTGACCGTCACGGAGCAGATCACGGGGTTCGTCCGGAAAGACACGGCGACCGGCGAGTCGCTCGGGGAGTCAGTGCTGGATCTCCCGGAGACGACGCTGCGGACGAAGGCGCTGTACTTCCCGGTTCCGGGGGACATCGAGTCCGAGATGCGCGCGCTCGGGGCCCGTGACGCCGACGCTGACGGCACGAACGAGGCGGCCGACGCCGACGACACGGAGGCGGTGACCGACGGCGGCGAAGGTCTGTCGGGCGGTGAGCACGCCTTCAACGGCGGGATCCACGCGGCCGAACACGGTATCATCTCGCTGTTCCCCTTCCACCTGCTGTGTGACCGCGCCGATATCGGGGGCATCTCGACGCCGTACCACCCGCACACCGACGCCCCCGCGGTGTTCGTGTACGACGGCCACCCCGGCGGCGTCGGGCTCACGCGCCGCGGCCACGAGCGGATCGAGGAGCTGATGGCCCGCACGGCCCGGCTCATCGACACCTGCGACTGCGAGGGCGGCTGTCCGGCCTGCGTCCAGTCACCTCACTGCGGCAACGCCAACGAGCCGCTGGCGAAGGCGCCGGCCGTGCGGCTGTTGGAGGCGCTGACGACGGACGAGTGA
- a CDS encoding cryptochrome/photolyase family protein, whose amino-acid sequence MELFWHRRDLRVADNVGLAAATGTRDDGRGPAAPVFVFDPDVLDHASDVRVRRLLDGLAALRDDYRDRGSDLLVARGAPETVLPELAAALDAERVVWNRDYSGLARERDAGVRTALNDAGIDREVLHDAVLHTPESIRTNAGDPYSVYSYYWKKWTDRVADPPAPTPDAGDLVDAGDLTAAVGTDGGAETDGGAAIDRVAVGDLPAPADLGFAEPEADVGPAGTEAARDRLDDFLSEAVFSYDAERDYPAREATSRMSAFLKYGEIGVREAYEATKDAMAMAEEKTGERDEGGDHEDGDDEGPVAAVEEYQKQLAWREFYTQVLYHNPEVVTENYKEYEEGIAWRDDPDEIAAWKRGETGYPIVDAGMRQLREEAFMHNRVRMIVASFLTKDLLADWRHGYDYFRETLADHDTANDSGGWQWAASTGTDAQPYFRIFNPMTQGERYDPDAEYIKRYVPELRGLDADLIHEWHELSPTQRANAAPNYPAPIVDHSERREEALAMYKRARGEDPDE is encoded by the coding sequence ATGGAGCTGTTCTGGCACCGACGGGACCTCAGAGTCGCCGACAACGTCGGGCTCGCGGCGGCGACGGGGACGCGCGACGACGGCCGGGGACCGGCCGCGCCCGTATTCGTCTTCGACCCGGACGTGCTCGACCACGCGAGCGATGTGCGGGTCCGTCGCCTGCTCGACGGACTCGCGGCGCTGCGGGACGACTATCGCGACCGCGGCAGCGACCTCCTCGTCGCCCGCGGCGCCCCCGAGACCGTCCTCCCCGAACTGGCCGCCGCGCTCGACGCCGAGCGCGTCGTCTGGAACCGGGACTACTCGGGGCTCGCTCGCGAGCGCGACGCGGGCGTGCGGACGGCGCTCAACGACGCCGGAATCGACCGCGAGGTACTCCACGACGCGGTGTTACACACCCCGGAGTCGATCCGGACCAACGCCGGCGACCCGTACTCGGTGTATTCGTACTACTGGAAGAAATGGACCGACCGCGTGGCCGATCCGCCGGCGCCGACGCCCGATGCGGGCGATCTCGTTGACGCCGGCGATCTGACGGCAGCAGTGGGGACCGATGGCGGCGCCGAGACCGACGGTGGTGCCGCGATCGACCGCGTCGCCGTCGGCGACCTGCCTGCGCCCGCCGATTTGGGGTTCGCAGAGCCCGAAGCGGATGTCGGTCCCGCCGGCACCGAGGCGGCCCGCGATCGGCTCGACGACTTCCTCTCGGAGGCGGTGTTCTCGTACGACGCCGAGCGCGACTACCCGGCGCGAGAGGCGACCTCGCGCATGTCCGCGTTCCTGAAGTACGGCGAGATAGGGGTGCGAGAGGCGTACGAGGCGACGAAAGACGCGATGGCGATGGCGGAGGAAAAGACCGGGGAGCGAGACGAGGGCGGTGACCATGAGGACGGCGACGACGAGGGGCCCGTCGCCGCCGTCGAGGAGTATCAGAAACAGCTCGCGTGGCGGGAGTTCTACACGCAGGTGCTGTACCACAACCCCGAGGTCGTCACCGAGAACTACAAGGAGTACGAGGAGGGAATCGCGTGGCGCGACGACCCCGACGAGATCGCGGCGTGGAAGCGTGGCGAGACGGGGTACCCAATCGTCGACGCCGGGATGCGCCAGCTCCGTGAGGAGGCGTTCATGCACAACCGCGTGCGGATGATCGTCGCCTCCTTCCTCACGAAGGACCTGCTCGCCGACTGGCGCCACGGCTACGACTACTTCCGCGAGACACTGGCCGACCACGACACCGCCAACGACAGCGGCGGGTGGCAGTGGGCGGCCTCGACGGGGACCGACGCACAGCCCTACTTCCGCATCTTCAACCCGATGACGCAGGGAGAGCGGTACGATCCCGACGCCGAGTACATCAAGAGATACGTTCCCGAGCTTCGGGGGCTCGACGCCGACCTCATCCACGAGTGGCACGAGCTGTCGCCCACGCAGCGCGCGAACGCGGCGCCCAACTACCCCGCGCCGATCGTCGATCACTCGGAGCGGCGCGAAGAGGCGTTAGCGATGTATAAGCGGGCGCGTGGCGAGGATCCGGACGAGTAG
- a CDS encoding GNAT family N-acetyltransferase, with product MSHDATDACDGWDGSECEGTVHCPPRCPRFVDKQGARWTIRPGVSEDAAALAEMYEGFGTADRAQGLPPVTRSRRADWLETMLADGSNVVAERNGEPFGHAMYTPTDAARPELAVFVHPEMQGRGVGTELCRHVIADADAGDREGLELHVESGNRVARSVYRTVGFELADRRGDLRMTLDLDDPIATEVRWPPLAREGTAESLPREPLPIEFDGVRVAGADD from the coding sequence ATGAGCCACGACGCCACCGACGCCTGCGACGGATGGGACGGCAGCGAGTGCGAGGGCACGGTCCACTGTCCGCCGCGCTGTCCGCGCTTCGTGGACAAGCAGGGGGCTCGGTGGACGATCCGGCCCGGAGTCAGCGAGGACGCCGCGGCCCTCGCGGAGATGTACGAGGGCTTCGGGACGGCGGACCGCGCGCAGGGGCTCCCGCCGGTGACCCGGAGCCGCAGGGCCGACTGGCTCGAGACGATGCTCGCCGACGGGAGCAACGTCGTCGCCGAGCGGAACGGCGAGCCCTTCGGTCACGCCATGTACACGCCGACCGACGCGGCTCGCCCCGAACTCGCGGTCTTCGTCCACCCCGAGATGCAGGGGCGCGGCGTGGGAACGGAGCTCTGCCGACACGTTATCGCCGACGCCGACGCCGGAGACCGCGAGGGGCTCGAACTCCACGTCGAGAGCGGGAACCGGGTCGCACGGAGCGTCTACCGGACGGTCGGCTTCGAACTCGCCGACCGCAGGGGGGACCTCCGGATGACCCTCGACCTCGACGACCCGATCGCGACCGAGGTGCGCTGGCCGCCGCTCGCCCGCGAGGGGACGGCCGAGTCGCTCCCGCGGGAGCCGCTTCCGATCGAATTCGACGGGGTGCGAGTCGCCGGCGCCGACGACTAG
- a CDS encoding PAS domain-containing sensor histidine kinase — MREPAGTRLPVIFDDLDVGINLHDPTTNEILDANARLEELYGYSADVLRTMGVGDYTAPSTKFSQDEANRLIQRAADGEPQTFHWQIERSNGELRWVRIHLSSTCIDGDRCVISEVQDVTEYRARERRLRLLSRIIRHNLRNKTNVIMGYADRVRQAVEDETIEQEIETVLDITTEVGGLSDSVKQIEEIAEPDATERSQTDLRAVARSLVADARETHPNASFSVIAPESVWVIADKGIRYAIEHAVRNAVEHNDRETPSVTVSVESGDRDGHGVVRVADDGPPIPDTEVEVLKQDVETSSTYHGTGVGLWVILWCVESLGGELVFEENTPRGNVVSISLPKAAEPPSGDE; from the coding sequence ATGCGAGAGCCTGCTGGCACCCGACTCCCGGTGATATTTGACGACCTCGATGTCGGCATCAATCTCCACGACCCGACCACGAACGAGATTCTCGACGCCAACGCTCGCTTGGAGGAGCTGTACGGGTACTCGGCGGACGTGCTTCGAACGATGGGCGTCGGGGACTACACGGCGCCGTCGACGAAGTTCTCACAAGACGAGGCGAACCGGCTGATCCAGCGCGCCGCGGACGGCGAGCCGCAGACCTTCCATTGGCAGATCGAACGGTCGAACGGGGAGCTCCGGTGGGTCCGCATCCACCTCAGTTCGACCTGCATCGACGGGGATAGGTGCGTCATCTCCGAGGTGCAAGACGTGACCGAGTATCGCGCTCGCGAGCGCCGCCTGCGCCTGCTCAGTCGGATCATTCGGCACAACCTGCGGAACAAGACGAACGTGATCATGGGGTACGCCGACAGGGTTAGGCAGGCGGTAGAAGACGAGACGATCGAACAGGAGATCGAGACGGTCCTCGACATCACGACCGAGGTGGGCGGGCTGAGCGATTCGGTGAAACAGATCGAAGAGATCGCCGAACCCGACGCAACGGAGCGCTCGCAGACCGATCTCCGGGCGGTCGCTCGCTCGCTCGTCGCCGACGCACGAGAGACACATCCGAACGCGAGTTTCTCGGTGATCGCGCCGGAGTCCGTCTGGGTCATCGCCGATAAGGGGATCCGCTACGCGATCGAACACGCCGTTCGGAACGCGGTCGAGCACAACGACCGAGAGACGCCGTCGGTGACGGTGTCGGTCGAGAGCGGCGACAGGGACGGTCACGGCGTGGTCCGCGTCGCTGACGACGGGCCGCCGATCCCGGACACGGAGGTCGAAGTGCTCAAGCAAGACGTGGAAACCAGCAGCACGTATCACGGTACGGGGGTCGGCCTGTGGGTGATACTGTGGTGCGTCGAATCCCTCGGCGGCGAGCTCGTTTTCGAGGAGAACACGCCGCGCGGGAACGTCGTCTCGATCTCGCTTCCGAAGGCCGCCGAGCCGCCGTCCGGCGACGAGTAG
- a CDS encoding mechanosensitive ion channel family protein has protein sequence MSAVPTPLSEFVASVPDRIWLALFVLLFGLFAAYVVGAINRRLLTRAGVPEVIEGTAFERTAHEFDTSTVRILAKLSSYFILAVAVIVALTVADVNYLEQFWSGVAAFLPRLFVAIVVLIVGVVVGDKAELLVAERLRGIKLPELGVLPPLVKYSVVYVAALIALGQVGVQTLALVVLLGAYALAVVLFAALATKDLVASAAAGVFLLLRQPYGIGDEVRVAGERGIVQEVDLFVTRIEADGEEHVVPNHSVFRDGIVLIRE, from the coding sequence ATGTCCGCGGTACCGACACCCCTCTCCGAGTTCGTTGCGTCTGTCCCCGACCGGATCTGGCTCGCCCTGTTCGTGCTGCTGTTCGGGCTGTTCGCGGCGTACGTCGTGGGCGCGATCAATCGCCGCCTGCTGACCCGCGCGGGCGTGCCGGAGGTGATCGAGGGGACCGCCTTCGAGCGAACCGCCCACGAGTTCGACACGTCGACGGTGCGGATCTTAGCGAAACTGTCGAGTTACTTTATCCTCGCCGTCGCTGTCATCGTCGCCTTGACGGTTGCCGACGTCAACTACCTCGAACAGTTCTGGTCGGGCGTCGCCGCGTTTCTCCCGCGGCTGTTCGTCGCCATCGTCGTCCTCATCGTCGGAGTCGTCGTCGGCGACAAAGCGGAGCTGCTCGTTGCCGAGCGCCTCCGCGGGATCAAGCTGCCCGAACTCGGCGTGTTGCCGCCGCTCGTCAAGTACAGCGTCGTGTACGTCGCCGCCCTGATCGCGCTCGGGCAGGTCGGCGTGCAGACGCTCGCGCTGGTCGTGTTGTTGGGTGCGTACGCGCTCGCAGTCGTGCTGTTCGCCGCGCTGGCAACGAAGGACCTCGTCGCGAGCGCGGCCGCCGGCGTGTTCCTCCTCCTCCGACAGCCGTACGGGATCGGCGACGAGGTGCGAGTCGCCGGCGAGCGCGGGATCGTCCAGGAGGTCGACCTGTTCGTCACCCGTATCGAGGCCGACGGCGAGGAGCACGTGGTGCCGAACCACTCGGTGTTCCGCGACGGGATCGTCCTCATTCGGGAGTGA